tccaatttggaccaacccattttttcccataagcccattcttatgaggaaaatataagcctatttaggtcttattttcagatataaaaagagtttttcagcagccaaaaagaaaaaaaaagagcagtttttcgcagtcaaaaatTCAGCCGTAACAGCCAaattcaaattgcgattcccgcttcattttttgtccgattgagctgatttttggacatcatattatattcatctcaatctttgattaggaactgaaagagttggatttggtggcctaCAACTTCaattttgctgtcgtgaacagtagctgcgaaattggtgattttgctcctttaattctctagatttggtgcaatcttattttgttgttgctcgttgtttggcacttttTTTGTGGCAAATTTTGGAGAataatattgtaactcttggtgattatagtggaacttttggtcccgtggttttttactcttcacatcgaagggttttccacgtaaatcttggtgtcttgtgtgatttggtttattattgccttgttatatttgtttggttgaattacttgctgccttactatcatattgcttgtggttgtttgtcttatCTTGGTTCAAATcaagaagggaaagtatagatttgggtattcttccgctgttatcctgtcagacattctttgttagtgccttgtctttcccaacacaTACTTCCTCTCAAAGTCAACttatgcaatgcatgaatgaagtcacATACCCCCATTCATACCAAACAGAACCCCTTGAAGAACCATGTAATTAATACCGTGGGAGTTTCTTTAACCGACAACCATTACTTAAGAGCtacagtgatgatacaacgGTCTACCGCACACTGCCAGGCATCTTATACTcggccaaaggtataagacctgaactacctaatggatccactagtaaactctgaaaaaaatcatctaaaaagtatgacctctttctacccatggtggctaacATGGTTTATGAGGGCTGTGAGTTATATGAACTCTccccatattggtgctcaatactactttcaaaaatatactgactcttatgtttaaaaacatattgattctgtgatttgagattagtgctcaaaacttagcttttAAAAAATCCCTCTTGGAAATTATagtttcctctttcttttactgAAATTAGCCATAGGTTCTGTGGAAGTCTagctttctttctttctcaaaagtttgaaaacattttgtttAAACTCTTAGATattacttagttcccttataactcttgAAAATTGAACTCAACTTGATACTCTTTGCTTACTTGAAAAcataactcttagggaatacttagttcccctatatcttttgagaaataaactcAAATCTTTACTCTTGCTTGATTCGAACTTTAACTCTTTTAAAACGAAGTGAAAACGTTTGTGAAAGATTCTACAAAACTTTataactttactttgacttgcttcttaacttctagacttgactgTTAGCTTTCTTAGAGTTTGATCTTAACTTTGCTTGAATTAaagtatggattcaaggatcatgatctcatgtttatggatgatttcatgatttttaacttGGAGAGTTCATGCGAAActatgagcatgaactactaaACTCAAGAACAAGAAGGTACTTTTTAACTCAAGATAGGAATAAGGAACTCTATAGTCACGAATTAGAACTTAGAGATACTACTCCTCTTAATTATACTCAATTTATTAAACTCATGCAGAAGTTACGAGCATGAACGACATGACTCAAAGGTCTACGTAACTAGATGAAACTCATGTGTACAACTCTTCTTATTCTGTCACTTTCTTCCTCAAATATTAACTCAATCATAATAGGTGACCTCAACAGATTCACGATTTAACTTAAAgcttttcttgaactctactcttaactctctcttgaatgtgaattgtgaattcaagagttatgattCATGATAAGAATGATCTATGTGATATTGTAGACTCATGAATACAAACTCTATACTCACTTGCATGACTTCTGAAACAAATTACTAGAAGTCGTGGAAGACTTCTCAAAAGGACTTTCTTAGAACAtttgaaagaattatcaaaactTAACTTTGAACtataccttgaatttgaattatgaattatgaattcaaggttatgatcatgttaggaTTGACTTTAGGTGGTTAGAAGTAGCTTAGATCACTTAGAATAAAAAAGGAGCGAAGGTGCACTTTAAATGAACTCAAACGGAGCTACCGGAGGCAAACTAGATTGGGCGGACGACCCTGGGGATATGGATGGCGCGGATCTACAATCCTTGACGGATAGAGATGGGTTTGGGGCACTCTGGTAGGAGCTCCGCGCCACGCCCTAACCCAGAATTTCTACCGAGCACTTTTGCTCGTTTTCTCACCCTAAATTGCCTAAATTTGAACGGTTTCTTTCTCAATCATTTAGATTTGATTACTTAACTTAATTATACTCTAATCTACTGGAAACAACACaaaaattactcaatttgaTCTCAAGAGATCTTAAAAACTCCaacacaacaagatttagaatgaacttcaaaaatacctttcaaaactcatcaagaactcCAATCTTTAAACTTTAAGCATGAAATTTCgctgacaaaaaaaaatacatgattggTGTTTGAGTGAACTAACCTAAaactatggaagcttacatacctcttaggtaTTAGACCCATGGCGAAAATCCGCAACTAGACCCAAGAATGTCGACGAACGCGTTTATCCTTTCCTCTttacttctcttttcttttcttgcctcttcttgaactctcaactaaaatcATAGGTGTTTAataggattataaaactgaacctaAAAGGATTAGACCCCTAAAATATGACTAAAAATGAGTTAAATCTGATTTAGTAAGGAAAGGACCAAAATATCCTTCACTATTTTCGGCAAACTTTCCTTATCtggacaacctaacttcaaaaggtcataccTCACTCCTCCAAACTCGAAACTTAGCAAACTCGgcggctatggaaagataattcaaagatcTTTACAATGGTATTTTGTGTAACACCTAAATCATCCTGTAATGGGAGTTTTGGTCGTTTTAAGTTgatccaaaactcatacttagcttaactctcaaaattttagattttgctatttccaatttaattctttttagaaCTCTTGGTGCTAAATCTAGAGAACTAACCTTaattcttaataaatttttaattccttgTCAGAACCACGAGCATAAACTATAAAGCTATAAAGCTAACATCCCCAAGCTTGTTGTTGTCAAACTCATCCATATAATATTCAGCCAATCTCATTATCTTGCCCTTATCAAAACTACCGAATGAATTAACTGGATTCAAATTAGCCATACCAAGAAGTAAGTCAGTAATCACAGCATCAAAATGATTATTAAGATCTTGAAGAGGCAAatcaataacaacataaaatattttaacacgCAAATGATAAGAATATGTAACATCAAGAGCTTTACGCTTTTactgttgtgcggaatttgagataatacgagaaaatatataaatgcgaaaaacaagacaacagatttacgtggttcaccaataaattggctacgtccacgggaagagagggagcagttttattatggagaggcaaaaacagaattacaaaatagggtttgccatagcgtctatatatatatatatagtgctaagctacgccctaacaggcttgggcccaacatacagaattgacagaaaattaagggcccaatacaacaacattgtataccgtcgggccggaggcgtctccgccccccggacccccaggccagggggcgcgtcgcccctCTGGAtcccccgactcgctgaccgggcagcgagacccccgtcctttctgtttgtaacgggtccgattcaagacATTCAACATTTACTTTCCAGGAAAGTAGCTAGCATTCATTCCCGGAATGAATATGCTCCATTGGGTAGAATGTATGCAGATTGGTTCCACATTACCAGCGGCTGCCGCAATTAAGATTGAGATTTATCTCAccattttgagaaaatttaaaaaatgacttCAATCGTAAGTCACTTTCAAGGATTTTGTTGTGTGTGATATGTGTTTATTCCAGATCATCTCTGCATCATATTTGATAAGAAAGTTGTTTGTTGCATATTTGTTGGATACGACGAACAAAGAAAAGGACGAAATTGTTGTGACTCTACCAAAAATCAGACGCATGTGTCAAGAAATGTGGTATTTGACGAAGCATCATCTTGGTGGTCCAAGGAAGTCTCCCTGCCAGATTCAATAGTTTTTGAGGAAAATTTGCAAGAAAAGCTCAGTGAAGTACAACAAGGGAACAAGATAAAATCTAACTGGGAGGTATCtccacaaaaagaaaagaaaagcttATGGCAATCTAGAGCTTAGGTAATACCAAATGAGTTGCAAGAAGGATTCCAAGAAGCGTCACAATCACAACTATCGAGGTCTACACGACTAAAGCGTCCAAACACCAAGTATATAAATGCAACATTAGCTGAGATGGTTAATATCAAAGAGTCTACTACCTTTGAAGAAGCTTCAATGAGTAGAAATCGGAACAACCCGACAAAGGTTGAGATCCTCAAAGCGTATGGACGTCATGATGCTTGCAAAGTTTAAGGAATCTGTCACAATAgacacaaagaaaaaaattaagttggtgttgagggggagtgttaagAATTCATCACGAACTTAATTGTTACTTAAGATAAGTCAAGAAAAAATCTAGAATAATTTGGAGTTGTAGATAATTGAAGAAagatatatataatgaatattcTAGAGAGAATAGTCTAGAAAATATTATAGAAAAGGTAGGTCTAGAAAAAGATGGTGTATTTTAGAAGAAGATAATATATCTCTCTAGATTCTTCCATCACCTCCTATAAATAGAAGTAGTTCATGTAACTAAGTACCAAGTAAGTAACAAACCTAGTAAGTAAGTAAGAAAGCAAGAGAGCAAACAAGTGTGTGCTCAAGAAAAGAGTGTTGTTGAAGCAAACAACACGTGTGATCAAGATTGTAAGTACGAAGCGGGTtcttactttgatataataaaattcaagttgTTAGAAGTCGATTTTGGCCGtgtctaaaacactatattcaaAAATAGGACCCCGTAAAGTTCAAGTGTATAGTGATGAATCCGTATATAGGTTAAGAGGGCATTTGactattttctcctttttttgtgTGGCACAAGCTTAATTCAAAATCGGGAGAAATTCATGTATGTGCTTGTGTTGTTAATTTTGAAAGCCTAATTATTCTGAGATGTGGAGACATTCTTTTATAAGGAGCCTATATTATTCGATTTTAAATAGAAATATCGAATATCAcgtctaaaaaaaaaagtagtttcAATTCACTTATATGCAGAGGTGTATCCAGGATTTCAGAAGGATGGGTGcactattatgaaaaaattcatCTAAGATATAAATTTGAACTATTTAACCTTTACGTTCTTAACACTGAACcgtcatattttaaaaattacagtCCAACATATATAATACtactagttttaaattttaatatacacatttgatttaattatacaaaattttactGTGCTATTTTCTTTTAGGAACTTCCACATCAACgcacttgaaaattttgaaaaattaaagcaaaaaaacaaaagacaaaATGATTGAAACGCCAAAAGTGTTACCGATAACCACTTGGAGGAGTGTTACTATTAAAAAGATAGATATTAGATTTAAATTTCTATCTTTGCTTAGAGAGGTGCACCCAATCACCATCAtgttatttatgtcattttttacATGGGTTCacacatttatatttaaatattttttgaaaaatataacacTACTATATTTGATCTAGAGACGAAAGCATGAGTTTCCGTGAATCCACGGAACCCCCTCTAGATACGCCTATGCTTATATGTCTTTCTAGATGGGTATCTATTTATCAAGGTATATACCTTTAATTTGTTTAGGAGATTTCttgttgaaatttgaagaaatgaaGTGGTTTTCATAGGTTGAGGGAGAAATTGATTAACATGTtgcttaaaataatttgagtgaTCGATAGGGACTGATCTAAAGTACTACATAGTTCATGCGAACTTATATATGGATTAAAATATCGGttaaatatttacaaatatttcaTGGTGCCTAAATGATCATTTGGTAAGTTGAAATTTCAAACGGACAGTTAGAGCCAAATTTGAGTGTCTACCAATCTATTTTGCCTTTACATTTTGTACAAACTTTGaagaaactatttttttttcattccatAAATTGTCTAAAtcttaattatttgattattttttaataatataactaTGAATATTAGTAactcttcttctccttttgtCTTACCAATCTCTCCAACCTCTCAGAaaattcaagacaatctaacaTCTTCCTTACATACCACATACAATTTTCACAACTATCTGATTTGTATCGAATTTTTTAACGAGTCAGAAGAAATGGTTGGAGTCTCttattttgatttcttgaaCCAAGAGATCCATGAATTGGGATCTTGATGCATATAGATACAGATCCGAATTTTTTCCAGCATTTCTCTTGGTAATAATGATTTTCCGGTTTCGTTTATGATTCAGGATTGAAGGATCCCCTTTAACATcatctgtatatatatattttttcttctttttgcaTGATCAATATGTTATTTCTTTGATCGTTTTGCATGTCAATAATCCTTTCTCTCCTTTTGTCGTAAGGCGTAGTCTGACTCTGAAACGAAAAAATGTTAATATGTTTAGATCCTCATTGAGATTTTGTGAATAGTTTTAAAGTTGAAATAGGAAAAGCGACAAGCACCACTAGGCCTGGTCATCGGTTGGACATTAGTAGTAAGGTCCGATATTCATTCTTTGCTCAAATAGGAAGGTGAAAGTCTCTATCTAGTGACGTGAATAatggataataataataataataagtcgTCATCATCGCCAACATATCCATATAACACAGCTCCTCCTCCTCCTACAAATCAAGCATCATATAATTATCCCTCTAACAATTCTAGTCCGTATCCTCCTCCTGGTTCTGTTCCATATCCATATCCTCCATACCTTCATTATCATCCGCCTCCTTATGCTGTTCAACAATCCGGTCACGTTAACTACAATAATTATCCACAAGTTCCACCAGCATCTCCATCAGAAACAACACGTACTAGACCTCAACAGACTAATCCCCCTTTAGAGTATAGTAATTATCCTCCACCATCACATATCGTGCATTCTCCTTATTCATATCACGCGTATTACCCTCCTCCTCCTCCGCCTACAATATCGTCTTCTAGACCTGTACTTCAACAACAAGGGAGTTTTCAATATGGTTCATCTCAAGGTCTTTTAGAGAGGCAAACATCCAAAGGTCATGATCAATCTCCTAGTCTCCAACACCAAAATAGTTTGTCGTCTGTTACTAGTTCCGCTGCAAGTAGTTTATCAGGTGTAAGTAGTTCATTGGCAAGCTCTGATCATGGTAAAAATGGACCTATAGATGATCACCTAGCAAATGTGCATTTGTATGAAAATCCTGCCCCTGCTACTGCCCCTGCATCATGTCACTCAGGACCGAGACCTCACGTAGCGAATAATTATAATGCGCGAGGAACAATATACGGACATCCCAACGCCTCGTTTTCTAAGGGGGAGGCATCTTCTGTGGTCCAATCCGAGCCGTGTCATAGACCAACTCATTCAAGAACATCAAGTGGTGAATTACAAAATAATTGGGGTATGCAAGTTATGCCATTTATCGCTTCTAAAAATGTTCTGCTATTACATGGAAATCTTGATATTTGGGCATTTGAAGCAAGAAACCTACCGAACATGGACGTGTTCCACAAGACCATAGGGGATATGTTTAATAAAATGGGAAACAATGGGCAACTCGGTAATATGACAAGTGATCCATATGTGACTATTATACTAGCAGGCGCAGTTATTGGGCGTACTTATGTCATAAACAATAATGAAAATCCTGTGTGGATGCAACATTTTAATGTACCCGTTGCACATTATGCTTCTGATGTGCAATTCCTTGTGAAGGATAATGATATGGTAGGTTCTCAGCTTATAGGGACAGTAGCAGTCCCCGTGGAACATATATACGGAGGAGGAAAAGTCGAAGGATTCTTTCCAATCTTGAACAATGGAAAACCTTGCAAAGCTGGAGCTGTTTTAAGGATATCCGTTCAGTATTACCCGATGGATCAATTAAGCTTTTACCACCATGGAGTTGGAGCAGGTCCTGAGTATTATGGTGTTCCCGGGACTTATTTTCCACTGAGGATGGGTGGACCAGTCACTCTTTATCAAGATGCTCATGTGCCTGATGGATGTCTTCCAAATTTAAAGCTTGACTATGGGATGACGCAGCATGGGCATGGGAAATGCTGGCGCGACATCTTTGATGCAATATGTCAAGCCCGACGGTTGATATACATTACTGGATGGTCAGTGTGGCATAAAGTGAGACTCGTTCGAGATGATGCTTCTGTAGAAGATAGCTGTCTTGGGGATCTTTTGAAGTCAAAATCACAAGAAGGAGTCCGAGTGCTGCTTCTTGTGTGGGATGATCCCACTTCAAGAAGCATCCTTGGCTATAAAACGGTAAGTTCAATGCATTTATGAAAAACTGCTTATTTattttaggcataatacataaaacaaACACTAAAACTTGGCCCCAACTAATTCTCATTGTGTCTACTGGACACTTGACGCTGACGTGACACATAAATATTGAAGGTGTTTAGCTGATCACTTCGTGAGTTGGAGTGTTCGACAGACACTAGATGTGTATActcaaagttgaagtatttacTTGTAAGCTGATGCCAAGTTTGAGTgtctgtttatgtattatgccttaatTATATGTGCACAATTGCTTACTTAAGAATCTTGAGGGACACACACTATTGATACTTCAGTTGTAACAAATTTGACGATTAACATCAAGCTACACCATGCGTGAGTTTATACAACTAGACGGTAAAAGTTATATGGTAAAAGTTATATGTCTATTTGATAAGATTTGCCCCATGCATTTGTTCATATCATCAGTTCTAATCAGATTAATGTCTGAAGTACATCTATTTTAGGATTTCCTTAACTATggtaatattatatgttatgactCTTTAACCTTCTGTTCTTTTCATATTAGCTTTTCGGAATTTAGTTAATGCTCTTCAAGAGAAAGTGATGTCATTTTAGTTATTAAAGatcaaatttgaaagaaaaaaaaacatgcagGATGGCCTCATGGCAACTCACGATGAAGAGACTCGTCGTTTTTTCAAGAATTCTTCTGTGCAAGTGTTGCTTTGTCCTCGTGTGGCTGGAAAGCGTCACAGCTGGGCCAAGCAAAGGGTATATTAGTTATAAATGACTTCTTTTGTTTCTCTTGATTGTCAGTTTAAAATTGCATGTCATTCCTAAATCTGCTATTCAGGAAGTTGGAGTAATTTATACACATCATCAGAAAACTGTGATAGTGGATGCTGATGCAGGAAACAATCGACGAAAGATCATATCTTTTGTTGGAGGACTTGACTTGTGTGATGGGCGTTACGATACTCCAGAGCATCCTATATTTAGAACACTGCAGACCGTGCACGCGGATGACTATCATAATCCAACTTATGCAGTAAATCAATATCCAAGTTTGCTTGCATTTGTATAAACATGGTTCTTAGTGTTTCTTGTATATTAATCCATCTAATGTACTGAACAGGGAAGTACTACTGGTTGTCCAAGAGAACCATGGCATGACTTGCACTGTAAAATTGATGGTCCAGCAGCATATGATATTCTGAAAAACTTTGAGGAACGCTGGTTGAAGGCATCGAAGCCCCAAGGCATCAGAAAGTTGAAGAAGACATATGATGATTCTTTGCTCCGTATAGAAAGAATGCCTGAAATTCTTAGTATTGCTGAAACTTCATCTACGAGCAGCACCGATCCTGATAATTGGCATGTGCAGGTAAGTAATTAGCTTAATACTACTAGTATTGGAGGATAAGCATTGGTGTTACAGATACATTTTCTTTCCATTCATATACAGATTTTCCGCTCTATTGACTCGAATTCAGTCAAAGGCTTTCCAAAGGATCCGAAAGAAGCTACAATGAAGGTGAGAAAGATGTTTAAAAGGGATGTCATGGAGGGAAATGTGTTCCaatctaatttcttttttcttgcaGAACTTGGTTTGCGGAAAAAATGTACTTATCGACATGAGTATTCACACAGCATATGTGAAAGCCATTCGTGCTGCGCAACATTTTGTTTACATTGAGAATCAGTACTTCATTGGTTCCTCATACAATTGGAGTCAATATAACGACGTAGGTAAGAAATTATTCTTCTCTATGTCACTCTAGGATGAATAAGTAAACCTAAGATACATGTTAATCTTATAGTTTTAAGATTTCATGAATCGAGCAATATCTGCAACTAGGCCAGACACTTACCTGATTGTTGGCTTAGACTCAAATACCTGAGCATTCTGTTTTATGCAGGAGCCAATAATCTGATTCCTATGGAAATTGCACTTAAAATTTGTGAAAAGATTAGAGCACATCAAAGGTTTGCAGCATATATTGTCATCCCAATGTGGCCAGAGGGTAATCCAACTGGAGCTGCTACACAAAGAATTCTTTTTTGGCAGGTAGAGGACAATCTAAACTTCAGAGTTGATAATGAAGAATCTAGCTGTAGTGATCGCCATGATACATCTTCTTATATTAGTGTGATCAAAATATCGTGGATATAAAGTTTCCGTCTTAGCAAATTATTAACTTTTCTGCTAATTGTAGTGGTTTGTGCAAGTGAAACTTAAGACTGTATGTTGGTTGGCAGCATAAGACGATACAAATGATGTATGAGACTATTTACAAGACTTTAGTAGAGGTTGGCCTTGAGGATGCTTTCTCTCCACAAGATTATTTGAACTTTTTCTGTCTTGGTAACCGTGAGGTCCATGTACAGGAAACTGAGAATTCTGGTGCTGCCAACACTCCTCAGGTACTTCCCTACAGCCTCCATTCTCCAACAAAAGAACCAAAAGAATTACTAATTCCAATGGACTTTTACAATTTTCTCTTTACTTTGCTCATCTTTTGTTGCCTTAATATCGTGTCATCGTAAGATGAAACTTTTGCTTATGCTGATAAGATTTCGTAATGCACCGACTATTATAatctttgtttttatatttgttgtAAAATTCTCTACCTAGACTCTAGCCAGCAAGGttcatattatttatcatttatgaCGTTGCAGGCATTGTGTCGAAAATACAGAAGATTTATGATATATGTTCATTCTAAAGGCATGATTGTGGATGATGAATATGTCATATTGGGATCTGCAAACATCAATCAACGCTCACTTGAGGGTACCAGAGACACGGAGATAGCGATGGGAGCATATCAACCTCATCATACATGGGCAAGAAATCAGTCTAGTCCCAGTGGACAGGTGATCATTATACCTTGTACCTCGATCATAGTATTGTTATGTGTTCTGTTACTATCTGTTGTTTTTTGTACTTCCGCTCTACCTGTAACAAGTGGTTAAGATTGATTCCCCTAAGTTTGTAAAAAGTTAGGGTATGAGTACCAATGCTACTATCTAATCCTTTGCTTTTGTGTAGATATATAGGTATAGAATGTCTCTGTGGGCTGAGCATCTCGGAGTTGTCGATGACTACTTCATCCGACCTGAGTCTCTAGAATGCGTAAGACGCGTTAGATCAATGGGTGAAGCAAACTGGAGACAGTTTTCAGCTGATGAAGTAACTGAAATGAGAGGTCACCTCTTAAAGTACCCTGTTGAAGTTGATAGGAGAGGCAAGGTGAAGAATCTTCCTGGATTTGAAGAATTTCCAGATGTTGGTGGAAATATAATTGGATCATTCTTAgctattcaagaaaatcttacTATTTGAATTTTGCCCATTTCTTTCCCAACTTGTATTTTTGAGTTTACTAATAAGACACATTGGTGGAGCAGAGTCTATATTCACGGCTTGAATTAGTAACTTCATAGTCACATGACAACAATGATGCCGTTGTGCCAATGCTCCCTTTTATTTAGAGACTACTTGTACAATTTTATATTAGGTCTCAGTAATAGAAATGTGTGTTCTATTCATTGCTAAAGATTAACATATAGAAAGAGGTGGAGAGAGGATGCCAAAATgtttgtttgcaacaaattttaattaggtggaaaataaattaatcataaataaaatgtgaAGAAACAAGAATATTATTGATAAATGATATGTGTACAATTTTATTCTTGCCTTGATTCTTATCTCACTTAAaatttttcacgacccaaaaataggtATGGTAACATTTGTCTTATTTCACCAAGATGAGACAACCTAAAACCCAAAATCATAGCAATAGAAATGtggaaataaaaatatcaacaacATAAATGCGGACAACTTAGTAAACTCATAAATACCTCAAAACTtgattgtcacgtgtac
The sequence above is a segment of the Solanum lycopersicum chromosome 10, SLM_r2.1 genome. Coding sequences within it:
- the LOC101249590 gene encoding phospholipase D gamma 1-like; this encodes MDNNNNNKSSSSPTYPYNTAPPPPTNQASYNYPSNNSSPYPPPGSVPYPYPPYLHYHPPPYAVQQSGHVNYNNYPQVPPASPSETTRTRPQQTNPPLEYSNYPPPSHIVHSPYSYHAYYPPPPPPTISSSRPVLQQQGSFQYGSSQGLLERQTSKGHDQSPSLQHQNSLSSVTSSAASSLSGVSSSLASSDHGKNGPIDDHLANVHLYENPAPATAPASCHSGPRPHVANNYNARGTIYGHPNASFSKGEASSVVQSEPCHRPTHSRTSSGELQNNWGMQVMPFIASKNVLLLHGNLDIWAFEARNLPNMDVFHKTIGDMFNKMGNNGQLGNMTSDPYVTIILAGAVIGRTYVINNNENPVWMQHFNVPVAHYASDVQFLVKDNDMVGSQLIGTVAVPVEHIYGGGKVEGFFPILNNGKPCKAGAVLRISVQYYPMDQLSFYHHGVGAGPEYYGVPGTYFPLRMGGPVTLYQDAHVPDGCLPNLKLDYGMTQHGHGKCWRDIFDAICQARRLIYITGWSVWHKVRLVRDDASVEDSCLGDLLKSKSQEGVRVLLLVWDDPTSRSILGYKTDGLMATHDEETRRFFKNSSVQVLLCPRVAGKRHSWAKQREVGVIYTHHQKTVIVDADAGNNRRKIISFVGGLDLCDGRYDTPEHPIFRTLQTVHADDYHNPTYAGSTTGCPREPWHDLHCKIDGPAAYDILKNFEERWLKASKPQGIRKLKKTYDDSLLRIERMPEILSIAETSSTSSTDPDNWHVQIFRSIDSNSVKGFPKDPKEATMKNLVCGKNVLIDMSIHTAYVKAIRAAQHFVYIENQYFIGSSYNWSQYNDVGANNLIPMEIALKICEKIRAHQRFAAYIVIPMWPEGNPTGAATQRILFWQHKTIQMMYETIYKTLVEVGLEDAFSPQDYLNFFCLGNREVHVQETENSGAANTPQALCRKYRRFMIYVHSKGMIVDDEYVILGSANINQRSLEGTRDTEIAMGAYQPHHTWARNQSSPSGQIYRYRMSLWAEHLGVVDDYFIRPESLECVRRVRSMGEANWRQFSADEVTEMRGHLLKYPVEVDRRGKVKNLPGFEEFPDVGGNIIGSFLAIQENLTI